One segment of Thermodesulfovibrio sp. 3907-1M DNA contains the following:
- a CDS encoding N-acyl homoserine lactonase family protein: MIYRIHPILVGAKIFDKGMMTYQHDYGKPFVIPIFSWLIEGSDKNILIDTGELSPRTSVEIEQTIGKVYKFEEGLAKYGLQPEDIDIVLHTHLHNDHCENDSKCVNATFYVHEKELKQIHNPHPLDFRYNEDFITEIESNGQIIKLKEDTEVLPGIKMIHTPAHTPGGMSVLINTEKGDVLITGFCIIEENLNPPPKILGMGMEVIPPGTLINSYEAYDIVLKVKEMAQMVIPLHEPKYAFIETIP; the protein is encoded by the coding sequence ATGATTTACAGGATTCATCCAATTTTAGTAGGAGCAAAAATTTTTGACAAAGGTATGATGACATATCAGCATGACTATGGTAAACCCTTTGTTATACCTATATTTTCGTGGTTAATAGAGGGAAGCGATAAGAATATCCTTATAGATACAGGGGAGCTAAGCCCCCGCACATCTGTTGAGATTGAACAGACGATCGGAAAGGTCTATAAGTTTGAAGAAGGTCTGGCAAAATATGGATTACAGCCTGAGGACATTGATATAGTGCTTCATACACATCTTCATAATGACCATTGTGAAAATGATTCAAAATGCGTGAATGCCACATTTTATGTTCATGAAAAGGAGCTTAAGCAAATACATAATCCCCATCCCCTTGATTTTAGATATAACGAAGACTTTATTACAGAGATTGAAAGCAATGGGCAGATTATAAAATTAAAGGAAGACACAGAAGTTCTTCCAGGAATAAAAATGATTCATACGCCAGCCCATACTCCGGGCGGTATGTCTGTTCTCATAAATACTGAAAAAGGCGATGTTTTAATAACAGGATTTTGCATAATTGAAGAAAACCTTAATCCTCCACCAAAAATTCTTGGTATGGGGATGGAGGTAATTCCTCCAGGAACCCTTATAAATTCCTATGAAGCCTATGACATAGTTTTAAAAGTTAAAGAGATGGCTCAAATGGTCATCCCTCTTCATGAACCAAAGTATGCATTTATTGAGACAATCCCTTAA
- a CDS encoding Fe-S-containing hydro-lyase, translating to MIKIETPLTDEVVENLKAGDIVLINGYVYTARDAAHKKLVELINDDAPLPFDLKGQVIYYVGPTPAPPGKVIGSAGPTTSSRMDSYTPLLLSLGLKGMIGKGQRGEEVREAIKKYKAVYFLATGGAGALLSRHIVSAEEIAFAELGTESIKRLLLKDFPAIVAIDCHGGDIFKRSI from the coding sequence ATGATAAAGATTGAAACGCCGCTTACAGATGAGGTAGTGGAAAATTTAAAAGCAGGGGATATTGTTTTAATAAATGGATATGTTTACACAGCAAGAGATGCTGCACACAAAAAACTTGTAGAATTGATAAACGATGATGCACCTTTACCCTTTGACCTGAAAGGACAGGTAATATACTATGTGGGACCAACACCAGCACCTCCGGGAAAGGTGATAGGCTCAGCAGGTCCAACAACTTCATCAAGGATGGATTCATACACTCCCCTTCTTCTTTCATTAGGACTTAAAGGCATGATAGGAAAAGGACAGCGAGGTGAGGAAGTAAGGGAGGCTATAAAAAAATATAAAGCCGTTTATTTTCTTGCAACAGGCGGAGCAGGAGCTCTCCTTAGCAGACACATTGTTTCAGCAGAGGAGATAGCTTTTGCTGAACTGGGGACAGAATCAATCAAAAGATTGCTACTTAAAGATTTTCCTGCTATAGTGGCAATTGACTGTCACGGAGGAGATATTTTTAAGAGATCAATTTGA
- the mnmA gene encoding tRNA 2-thiouridine(34) synthase MnmA, whose product MEKVVVAMSGGVDSAVTAYLFTKENKAVEGVFFILFDEPPNIELAKKTADFLKIKLHIEDLREDFKKYVINPFFEGYKKGLTPNPCILCNRYIKFPALKRIADKVSADFFATGHYARVLKKNGKCFLLKGTDKKKDQSYFLYGINRLFLNQLVLPLGEYTKQQVKDIAEQAQIPSKVAEESAEVCFLKNKRYYEILKPASYGPIVEASTGKIIGQHRGIHLFTIGQRKRLGVSSSHPLYVVKIEPAINAVYVDSKEKAFMKKFYVKQLNWLVMPETNIFTCEVKIRYAMNPEKALITLIDEDRVKVTFDEPQFAPTPGQSAVFYNDEVVLGGGVITETVQGF is encoded by the coding sequence ATGGAAAAAGTAGTTGTTGCAATGAGTGGTGGCGTTGATTCAGCAGTTACAGCCTATTTATTCACTAAAGAAAATAAGGCTGTAGAAGGAGTATTCTTTATTCTCTTTGATGAGCCACCAAATATAGAGCTGGCAAAGAAAACCGCAGATTTTCTCAAAATAAAGCTTCATATTGAAGACCTAAGAGAAGATTTTAAAAAATATGTTATCAATCCATTTTTTGAAGGATACAAAAAAGGGCTCACACCAAATCCATGTATTCTCTGCAATAGATACATAAAGTTTCCCGCTCTTAAAAGAATTGCTGATAAAGTATCTGCAGATTTTTTTGCCACAGGACATTATGCAAGAGTATTGAAAAAAAACGGCAAATGCTTTCTTCTTAAAGGAACTGACAAGAAAAAGGATCAGTCCTACTTCCTTTATGGAATAAACAGGTTATTTCTTAATCAGCTTGTCTTGCCTCTTGGAGAATACACAAAACAGCAGGTTAAAGACATTGCTGAGCAGGCTCAAATTCCCTCTAAGGTTGCAGAGGAAAGTGCAGAAGTCTGCTTTCTCAAAAACAAAAGATACTATGAGATTCTTAAACCAGCATCTTATGGACCCATAGTTGAAGCATCAACTGGCAAAATTATTGGGCAGCATAGAGGGATACATCTTTTTACCATTGGGCAGAGAAAAAGACTGGGAGTTTCATCTTCCCATCCTCTTTATGTGGTAAAAATAGAGCCTGCTATTAATGCAGTCTATGTTGATTCAAAGGAAAAGGCTTTTATGAAAAAGTTTTATGTGAAACAACTGAACTGGCTTGTTATGCCTGAAACTAATATTTTCACCTGTGAAGTAAAAATTCGCTATGCCATGAATCCAGAAAAAGCATTAATCACACTAATTGATGAAGATAGAGTCAAGGTAACTTTTGATGAGCCTCAGTTTGCACCAACCCCAGGTCAGAGTGCTGTTTTTTATAATGATGAAGTTGTTTTAGGTGGAGGAGTAATTACGGAGACAGTGCAAGGCTTCTGA
- a CDS encoding YdcF family protein — protein sequence MFFLKKFLTSMILPPGILILIFLFMAVLEKKKKFIRFLAILSALFVYLISIEPVKDLLLYPLEKNYTVTEKLNADAIVILGGGIYSLNSFTEDTSNRLLAGYRVYKKTRLPIIVSGSALEGKTPDSTAMAEMLKELGVESDKIIEESKSKDTAQNARYVSEICKEKNFKRVILITSAYHMERAVKLFKKTGLVILPYPADFKRSNHYNIYSFLPKFGNFSLSSKAIREYIALLVI from the coding sequence ATGTTTTTTTTGAAAAAATTTTTAACTTCCATGATTTTACCACCAGGCATTCTGATACTTATTTTTCTTTTCATGGCAGTCTTGGAGAAAAAAAAGAAATTTATTCGTTTTTTAGCAATTTTATCAGCTTTATTCGTTTATTTGATATCTATTGAGCCTGTAAAGGATTTGTTGTTGTATCCTCTTGAGAAAAACTATACTGTTACTGAGAAATTAAATGCCGATGCTATTGTTATACTTGGGGGCGGTATATATTCTTTAAATTCGTTCACTGAAGACACATCAAATAGATTATTAGCTGGGTATAGAGTTTATAAAAAGACCAGACTTCCTATTATTGTTTCAGGTAGTGCTTTGGAAGGAAAAACTCCAGATTCAACTGCAATGGCTGAGATGTTAAAAGAACTTGGAGTTGAATCAGATAAAATTATTGAAGAGAGTAAAAGTAAAGATACAGCTCAAAATGCCAGATATGTTAGTGAAATATGTAAAGAAAAAAATTTTAAAAGAGTAATACTTATTACATCAGCATATCATATGGAGAGAGCAGTTAAACTTTTCAAGAAAACGGGGCTTGTGATTTTGCCTTATCCTGCAGATTTCAAAAGAAGTAACCATTACAATATTTACAGCTTTTTACCCAAATTTGGTAATTTTTCGCTTTCATCAAAGGCAATAAGAGAGTATATAGCTTTATTGGTTATTTAA
- the panC gene encoding pantoate--beta-alanine ligase yields the protein MEIIRIPRIMREISRELRAKGKSIGFVPTMGALHEGHLSLIKRAKEENDFTVVSIFVNPTQFAQGEDYDRYPRDVESDKEKLQKIEIDYLFLPDVESLYPQGYSTYVTVEGLSDKLCGKFRPGHFRGVATIVCKLFNIIKPAKAYFGQKDYQQSLIIRRMVEDLNFDIEIIVCPTIREQDGLAMSSRNLYLNEEERKAATVIYKALQEGEKLLKQGAQPVDVNLNMMEILKNEPLVKEIQYAGVFDPLTLEEVKEKQKKYLLAIALKIAETRLIDNLLVEV from the coding sequence ATGGAGATAATAAGAATTCCAAGAATAATGAGAGAGATATCCAGAGAGTTAAGAGCAAAGGGAAAATCCATAGGATTTGTTCCCACAATGGGTGCACTTCATGAAGGACATCTTTCTTTGATTAAGAGAGCAAAGGAAGAAAATGATTTTACTGTAGTGAGCATTTTTGTAAATCCAACACAGTTTGCTCAGGGAGAAGACTATGATAGATATCCAAGAGATGTTGAGTCTGATAAAGAAAAACTCCAGAAAATTGAAATTGATTATTTATTTTTGCCTGATGTTGAATCTCTTTATCCACAGGGATACAGCACTTATGTTACAGTAGAAGGACTTAGTGATAAACTTTGCGGAAAGTTTAGACCTGGTCATTTCAGAGGAGTTGCCACAATAGTCTGCAAGCTTTTTAATATTATAAAGCCTGCAAAAGCATATTTCGGACAGAAGGATTATCAACAATCATTAATAATCAGAAGAATGGTTGAGGACTTAAACTTTGACATTGAGATTATTGTCTGTCCAACAATAAGAGAGCAGGATGGGCTTGCAATGAGCTCACGAAATCTTTATTTAAATGAAGAAGAACGAAAAGCAGCTACTGTTATATATAAAGCCTTGCAGGAAGGTGAAAAGCTTTTAAAACAGGGTGCTCAGCCAGTAGATGTAAATTTAAACATGATGGAAATTCTTAAAAATGAACCTCTTGTTAAAGAAATTCAGTATGCCGGTGTTTTTGATCCATTGACACTTGAAGAAGTTAAGGAAAAACAGAAAAAATATTTGCTTGCAATTGCTTTAAAAATTGCAGAGACAAGATTAATTGACAATCTTCTTGTTGAAGTTTAA
- a CDS encoding DnaJ family domain-containing protein — MNIFEKIAEEKIREAIEQGVFDNLPNKGKPLELEDLSWVPEDLRLAYKILKNAGCIPPEMEIRKEIIDLKELLKTIDEDEERIKKIRELNFKLLKFNIGRKRPFYLEDFPEYEDKIIKKFIE; from the coding sequence ATGAACATATTTGAAAAAATCGCTGAAGAAAAAATCAGGGAAGCAATTGAGCAGGGAGTTTTTGATAACCTTCCCAACAAAGGAAAGCCTTTAGAGCTGGAAGACCTTAGCTGGGTTCCTGAAGATTTAAGACTTGCCTACAAGATTCTTAAAAATGCTGGATGCATTCCTCCAGAGATGGAGATAAGGAAGGAAATTATAGATTTAAAAGAACTGCTTAAAACAATTGATGAAGACGAAGAGAGAATTAAAAAAATTAGAGAGCTCAATTTTAAACTGCTGAAATTCAATATTGGAAGAAAGCGTCCCTTTTATCTTGAAGACTTCCCTGAATACGAAGACAAAATAATAAAAAAATTCATAGAATAA
- the rplM gene encoding 50S ribosomal protein L13, giving the protein MKTAFVKKEEVNRQWYIADANGQTLGRFASRIAKILMGKHKPTYTPNVDNGDFVIVINAEKIKVTGKKLTDKFYYRHTGFMGNLKAETLKERLEKEPEEVIVDAVWGMLPKTRLGRKMIKKLKVYKGSEHPHVAQKPEPLKIS; this is encoded by the coding sequence ATGAAAACCGCTTTTGTAAAAAAAGAAGAAGTTAACAGACAGTGGTATATTGCTGATGCAAATGGGCAGACTCTCGGGAGATTTGCATCAAGAATTGCAAAGATTTTGATGGGTAAGCACAAACCAACTTATACTCCCAATGTAGATAATGGAGACTTTGTTATAGTTATCAATGCTGAGAAGATTAAGGTAACCGGTAAAAAACTTACTGACAAATTTTACTATCGTCACACGGGTTTTATGGGCAATCTCAAAGCAGAAACTCTTAAAGAAAGGCTTGAAAAAGAGCCTGAGGAAGTTATCGTTGATGCTGTCTGGGGCATGCTTCCAAAAACAAGACTGGGCAGAAAAATGATAAAAAAACTGAAAGTTTACAAAGGTTCAGAGCATCCTCATGTTGCACAGAAGCCTGAACCTCTGAAAATAAGTTAA
- the argC gene encoding N-acetyl-gamma-glutamyl-phosphate reductase, which produces MLKVFICGGSGYTGSELLRILALHDEVEIVGVTSEKSAGMKVSELFPAFFIYKKLKFESLNTEAIKNRADVYFLALPHGKSQQVAAELLQAGKKVIDLSADFRIKDVRIYEQWYKTQHLFPELLKEAVYGLPEIYREKIKKARLIANPGCYPTSVILPLYPFLKKKLIDTSTIIVDSCSGVSGAGRKADITLSYCEVNEDFRAYNVAKHRHTPEIEQEVGFASGSSITIDFTTHLLPLNRGILSTIYASMKKDLSTAEALEILKEQYQNEPFIQIMPEGELPSMKYVRGTNYCYIGAVVNPRTKRLILVSAIDNLVKGASGQAVQNMNIMFGIDEAKALRSLALSP; this is translated from the coding sequence ATGCTTAAAGTTTTCATATGCGGAGGAAGTGGCTATACAGGAAGTGAGCTTTTAAGAATTCTTGCTTTGCACGACGAAGTTGAGATAGTCGGAGTAACTTCTGAAAAATCAGCAGGGATGAAAGTTTCAGAGCTTTTCCCTGCTTTTTTTATTTATAAAAAGCTTAAATTTGAAAGCCTTAATACAGAAGCTATCAAAAACAGGGCAGATGTCTATTTTCTTGCACTTCCCCATGGAAAATCTCAACAGGTTGCAGCAGAACTTCTTCAGGCTGGCAAGAAAGTAATTGACCTTTCTGCTGATTTCAGAATTAAGGATGTCAGGATTTATGAACAATGGTATAAAACTCAACATCTGTTTCCGGAGCTACTTAAAGAAGCAGTCTATGGATTGCCCGAAATTTACAGGGAAAAGATAAAAAAAGCAAGACTCATAGCCAATCCAGGATGTTATCCTACAAGTGTGATTCTTCCCCTTTATCCTTTTTTAAAAAAGAAACTTATTGATACATCCACAATCATTGTTGATTCCTGCTCAGGTGTTTCTGGAGCAGGAAGAAAAGCTGATATCACCTTAAGCTACTGCGAGGTAAACGAAGATTTCAGAGCATACAATGTGGCAAAACACAGACACACACCTGAGATAGAGCAGGAAGTTGGCTTTGCCTCTGGCAGTTCAATAACAATTGATTTTACAACCCATCTGTTACCCTTAAACAGAGGAATTCTTTCAACAATATATGCCAGTATGAAAAAAGATTTATCCACTGCTGAGGCATTAGAAATTCTTAAAGAGCAGTATCAGAATGAGCCATTTATTCAGATTATGCCAGAAGGTGAACTTCCGAGTATGAAGTATGTAAGGGGAACAAACTACTGTTACATTGGTGCAGTTGTAAATCCCAGAACAAAAAGGCTTATTCTTGTCTCTGCTATTGACAATCTCGTAAAAGGTGCATCAGGACAGGCTGTGCAGAACATGAACATTATGTTCGGAATTGATGAGGCGAAGGCTCTCAGAAGCCTTGCACTGTCTCCGTAA
- a CDS encoding type II toxin-antitoxin system HicA family toxin: protein MSKLPSVSGKQLCKALEKDGFVLIRQTASHRIYQKQTEEGTITIPVPVHANKPLKRGTLHNILKKAGISKEKLKFLLTLLFS from the coding sequence ATGAGTAAACTACCATCAGTTTCTGGTAAGCAACTATGTAAAGCTCTTGAAAAGGATGGTTTTGTTTTGATAAGACAAACGGCTTCACATAGGATATATCAGAAACAAACCGAAGAAGGAACAATAACAATCCCTGTCCCTGTTCATGCAAATAAACCATTAAAAAGGGGAACTTTACATAACATACTCAAAAAAGCAGGGATATCAAAGGAGAAACTTAAATTTTTACTGACTTTGTTGTTTAGTTAA
- a CDS encoding type II toxin-antitoxin system HicB family antitoxin, which translates to MRKIKLTAELIPAEEGGYVVYCPELDITTEGETIEEAIAMLKDAAEGYIEVVGLENIPHFSSKISKQELELVINE; encoded by the coding sequence ATGAGAAAAATAAAATTAACAGCTGAATTGATCCCCGCTGAAGAGGGAGGATATGTAGTTTATTGTCCTGAACTTGACATCACCACAGAAGGAGAAACTATTGAAGAGGCAATTGCTATGCTTAAGGATGCTGCAGAGGGTTATATTGAAGTTGTGGGCTTAGAAAATATTCCCCACTTTTCAAGTAAGATCAGTAAGCAGGAGCTGGAACTTGTAATAAATGAGTAA
- the rpsI gene encoding 30S ribosomal protein S9 has protein sequence MAENLATGRRKRSIARVILMPGSGKITVNEKPVEEYFPRETLRMILMQPFHVAGVTGKYDAIVTVDGGGLSGQAGAIRHGIARALVNLNPDLKPKLKKEGLLTRDPREVERKKYGQPKARKRFQFSKR, from the coding sequence ATGGCTGAAAATTTAGCTACAGGAAGAAGAAAAAGATCAATCGCTAGGGTAATCCTAATGCCCGGCTCAGGGAAAATCACGGTTAATGAAAAACCAGTGGAAGAGTACTTTCCAAGAGAAACTCTGAGAATGATACTTATGCAACCCTTTCATGTAGCTGGTGTGACTGGCAAGTATGATGCAATTGTAACAGTTGATGGAGGTGGTTTAAGTGGTCAGGCTGGAGCAATAAGGCATGGAATCGCAAGAGCCCTTGTAAATCTTAATCCAGATCTTAAGCCAAAACTCAAAAAAGAAGGACTTCTTACAAGAGACCCAAGAGAAGTAGAAAGAAAGAAATACGGACAGCCAAAGGCAAGAAAGAGATTCCAGTTCTCCAAGAGATAA
- a CDS encoding sensor domain-containing diguanylate cyclase has product MLEFFIPMSITKKIILIYCFCSGLVIGVNALISGVYIKQDVKLLLLLNLTVWILSGVLLYFIVRRNIIKRISKIISKLYEEEKDKGTPLVIGFYKDEIDYFQKMINQYIEALKTRISEVEEARKIYQLIADRSEEIIIIFNKKGDIVFANPKAIDYLGNEQCTLSQEKLKPFIQNILQLKDEEITAWQEIKLPDGTFLSAWIIPVDSKTGTMLFIAHDITLFKKERDKLFEIATKDLLTSLYNRNFFEETLKNTIESAKRGEIYSILFIDMDNLKKINDNFGHLVGDDTIRAVSRAIQNSIRASDIAARWGGDEFVVLLKGNVENAKTVAERIQSNLRKINLNLGNHTINPSVSIGITIIDGTKDIETLIKEADQCAYLAKAEGKGKIRFTI; this is encoded by the coding sequence ATGTTAGAATTTTTTATCCCCATGTCCATAACGAAGAAAATAATTCTTATTTATTGTTTTTGCAGTGGGCTTGTTATTGGGGTAAATGCACTGATTTCCGGGGTATATATTAAACAAGATGTGAAGCTCTTATTACTGTTAAATTTAACGGTTTGGATTTTATCTGGAGTACTTCTTTATTTTATCGTTAGACGAAATATAATAAAAAGAATCTCAAAGATTATATCAAAATTATATGAAGAAGAGAAGGACAAAGGCACTCCATTAGTAATAGGCTTTTATAAAGATGAGATAGATTATTTTCAAAAAATGATAAACCAATACATAGAAGCTTTAAAAACTCGTATTTCAGAAGTTGAAGAAGCTCGCAAGATTTATCAGCTTATAGCTGACAGATCTGAAGAAATAATAATAATTTTCAATAAAAAAGGCGATATAGTTTTTGCAAATCCTAAAGCCATTGATTACTTGGGTAATGAGCAATGTACTCTTTCTCAGGAGAAACTGAAGCCTTTTATACAGAATATTCTTCAACTAAAAGATGAGGAAATTACAGCATGGCAGGAGATAAAATTGCCTGACGGAACTTTCTTAAGCGCATGGATAATTCCAGTCGACAGCAAAACAGGAACAATGCTCTTTATTGCTCATGATATAACTTTATTCAAAAAAGAAAGGGATAAACTCTTTGAAATTGCTACAAAAGATTTGTTAACTTCACTGTATAACAGAAATTTCTTTGAAGAAACATTAAAAAATACAATAGAATCAGCCAAAAGAGGGGAAATTTATTCTATTCTTTTTATTGATATGGATAATTTAAAGAAAATTAATGATAACTTTGGTCATTTAGTAGGTGATGATACAATAAGAGCTGTGTCAAGGGCTATTCAAAATAGCATTAGAGCAAGCGATATTGCTGCAAGATGGGGTGGAGATGAATTTGTTGTTTTATTAAAAGGAAATGTTGAAAATGCGAAAACTGTTGCAGAAAGAATTCAGTCAAATCTCAGGAAAATAAATTTAAATCTTGGTAATCATACAATCAATCCCTCAGTAAGTATAGGAATAACGATTATTGATGGGACGAAAGATATTGAAACACTGATAAAAGAAGCTGACCAATGCGCTTATTTAGCTAAAGCGGAAGGGAAGGGTAAAATTAGATTTACGATTTAA
- a CDS encoding fumarate hydratase produces the protein MRKISKEEIVKTVKKLYMDAAISLPQDVSEALNSAYEAETGLAKEILKQIIDNQTVALEDRIPLCQDTGIAVIFVEWGSEVVYEDEDPIEAFNEGVRLAVKEGYLRASVVDDPIFERRNTKDNTPCIVHFELVKGDRVKIIVAPKGAGSENMSALRMLKPAQGLKGVKEFVIETVKNAGGNPCPPIIVGVGVGGNFEKAAIIAKKALLRKVGQPNKNPSYAQLERELLQQINSLNIGPMGIGGKVTALAVHIEYAPCHIASLPVAVNIQCHSARHKEAEI, from the coding sequence ATGAGAAAAATCAGCAAGGAAGAGATAGTAAAAACAGTTAAAAAACTTTACATGGATGCAGCAATTTCTCTCCCACAGGATGTTTCAGAAGCATTGAACTCTGCATATGAAGCTGAAACAGGGTTAGCAAAGGAGATACTTAAACAGATTATTGATAATCAAACAGTAGCACTTGAAGACAGAATTCCACTGTGTCAGGACACAGGCATTGCTGTTATTTTTGTTGAATGGGGCAGTGAGGTGGTGTATGAAGATGAAGACCCCATTGAAGCCTTCAATGAGGGAGTAAGGCTTGCAGTGAAAGAGGGATACTTGAGGGCTTCTGTAGTTGATGATCCTATATTTGAAAGAAGAAATACGAAAGATAACACACCCTGTATTGTTCATTTTGAACTGGTAAAGGGTGACAGGGTAAAAATCATAGTTGCACCAAAGGGTGCAGGAAGCGAAAATATGTCTGCTCTTCGGATGCTTAAACCTGCGCAGGGATTGAAAGGAGTGAAGGAGTTTGTTATTGAAACAGTTAAAAACGCAGGAGGTAATCCCTGCCCACCAATAATAGTTGGAGTTGGAGTTGGAGGAAACTTTGAAAAGGCTGCAATCATTGCTAAAAAAGCACTCTTGAGGAAGGTTGGACAGCCCAATAAAAATCCATCTTATGCTCAACTTGAAAGAGAGTTATTACAGCAGATAAACTCTCTTAACATTGGTCCTATGGGTATAGGAGGTAAAGTTACTGCACTGGCTGTTCATATTGAGTATGCACCGTGTCATATTGCATCACTTCCTGTTGCAGTAAACATTCAATGCCATTCTGCAAGACACAAGGAGGCAGAGATATGA
- a CDS encoding HD domain-containing phosphohydrolase: MFEEISKILVVDDENVNLELISAVFIDSPNIMVITARDGLEALEVLKEHTPDVIVLDIRMPRMNGIEVLNVLKSDPNTSHIPVVVLSGDEKERKNALKNGANDFIPKPFDAEELKLRVINNLQVKKYQDLIKDINEVLQKEVMKKTKELREALELAKEAEYEMVLKFGMISEFRDEETGQHIRRISYYSRLLAQLAGLPESEQNIIFYASPLHDVGKVGIPDNILRKPGPLTPEEFEIMKLHTIIGGKILTSDTRFITLHAGKIIALQHHEKWDGSGYPKGLKEQEIHPYARIVAVCDVFDAMTSDRVYRPAFTVEQTIDIMKKGKGSHFDPELLELFMENLDSFLKIKETFKD; encoded by the coding sequence ATGTTTGAAGAAATTTCAAAAATTTTAGTAGTTGATGATGAAAATGTAAATCTGGAATTAATATCTGCTGTTTTCATAGACTCTCCAAATATTATGGTTATTACAGCAAGGGATGGGCTGGAAGCACTGGAAGTTCTAAAAGAACATACTCCTGATGTTATTGTTCTTGATATAAGAATGCCAAGAATGAATGGAATAGAAGTTTTAAATGTTTTAAAGTCTGACCCCAATACGTCACACATTCCTGTTGTGGTTCTTTCAGGAGATGAAAAGGAGAGAAAAAATGCTTTAAAAAACGGAGCTAACGATTTTATTCCAAAACCTTTTGATGCTGAAGAGTTAAAGCTCAGGGTAATCAATAACCTGCAGGTAAAAAAATATCAGGATTTAATAAAAGACATAAACGAAGTTTTGCAGAAAGAGGTAATGAAAAAAACAAAAGAACTCAGAGAAGCACTGGAACTTGCGAAAGAAGCAGAGTATGAGATGGTTTTAAAATTTGGTATGATTTCTGAGTTCAGAGACGAAGAAACAGGACAGCATATACGAAGAATCAGTTACTATTCCCGATTGCTTGCTCAGCTTGCAGGCTTGCCAGAGTCTGAGCAAAATATTATATTTTATGCCTCTCCTTTACATGATGTTGGCAAGGTTGGAATCCCGGATAATATTTTAAGAAAGCCAGGACCTTTGACTCCTGAAGAGTTTGAAATTATGAAGCTTCATACTATCATAGGTGGAAAAATTTTAACCTCTGATACGAGATTTATAACACTTCATGCAGGGAAAATCATAGCTCTGCAGCATCATGAAAAGTGGGATGGTTCTGGATATCCTAAAGGACTTAAAGAGCAGGAGATACATCCTTATGCAAGAATTGTAGCAGTATGCGATGTATTTGATGCAATGACATCAGATAGAGTTTACAGACCAGCTTTTACTGTTGAGCAAACGATTGACATTATGAAAAAAGGCAAAGGAAGCCATTTTGACCCAGAACTTTTAGAGCTTTTCATGGAAAATCTTGACAGTTTCTTAAAAATCAAGGAAACATTTAAAGATTAA
- the dtd gene encoding D-aminoacyl-tRNA deacylase → MIALLQRVIKASVEIEGKKVSEIGRGIVVFIGIEKEDAEKDAQYLANKIVNLRIFEDKNGKMNLSVKDVGGEIMVVSEFTLAGDCKKGNRPSFDRAMPPEEAETIYRYFVDALKKRGIPVKEGVFRSYMHVSLVNEGPVTFILKAV, encoded by the coding sequence ATGATAGCACTTTTGCAGAGAGTAATAAAGGCAAGTGTAGAAATTGAAGGTAAAAAAGTATCAGAAATTGGCAGAGGTATTGTCGTTTTTATTGGTATAGAAAAGGAAGATGCTGAAAAAGATGCTCAATATCTTGCAAACAAGATTGTTAACTTAAGAATTTTTGAAGATAAAAATGGTAAAATGAACCTCTCAGTAAAAGATGTGGGCGGTGAAATTATGGTTGTATCAGAGTTTACCCTTGCAGGAGACTGTAAAAAAGGAAATCGCCCCTCATTTGATAGAGCAATGCCACCAGAGGAAGCTGAAACAATTTATAGATATTTTGTGGATGCCCTTAAAAAAAGAGGCATCCCTGTAAAAGAAGGAGTATTCAGAAGCTATATGCATGTATCCCTTGTAAATGAAGGACCTGTCACATTTATATTAAAGGCTGTTTAA